A segment of the Mastacembelus armatus chromosome 7, fMasArm1.2, whole genome shotgun sequence genome:
AGAGGAGCGCTGCTAACGCCAGGGAGAGAGGCAGGACTCAAAGTGTCAACACCGCATTCACAGCTCTTCGGACTCTCATACCCACCGAACCAGTGGACAGAAAGCTCTCCAAGATTGAGACTCTACGCCTTGCGTCCAGCTACATTTCCCATCTGGCCAACGTGCTTCTTATTGGAGACGGCGGCGCTGACGAACAGCCGTGTCTCGGCGCGGTTCATGGGCAAGACGAGAGCGGGGCGAAGCAGCCACGGACCATCTGCACCTTCTGTTTGAGCAACCAGAGGAAAGGGGTAAACACTGTTTTACAGTTTGTCCATGGTAAAACAATCTTAAAATCCAGTGCATCTTAATACAACCGATGCGTTAAATGTGCTAAATATATCCCAGTGCCAGTGATACCACACACGTTTTATTGATCTTAATTATGCGTTTAAGAGGTCTGAGTCTAATGTTTACTATTTAATCACAGCCGTTTTCATGTAACTCCATTTatcatatttatcatatttcttttctttgtttgtttgtttttcactagaAAAAGCTTCCCTGCTGtgtaaaacagaatttttaGTTTTCTCTTGCATGTGGAAATAAATGTGACATCAACGGGTGAGGCTGGAAATGGATTTGTCGATTACTGGAAAATTTAAACGACtcaaaccagaaaataaaatgcgGTTAAATGAAACGTTGAATCTTAATTTGCCGacgtgtctttttttttcagataaagGATGAAAAAGACTGTTTAAAAATGCGAGGGCTGGGTCCCCTTCGAATGAGACGCTGACTGAAGACCAGTGATTAATAACCTGAAAATCCTCAAAAGACTTTCTCAGGGAAGAGTCAGAGCTGGTGTTtcaaggcacacacacacgtccacatGCTGGATCAAATGATGGAACCAATGAAAAGACTATTTATACTTGACTGAGAAATTTAAGCATAAGCCTTTCAAAGATGCAGTGCATTTGTTTGGAACTTATGGGATTTGTGTcctttttcaaaaaaaaataaaatatattttatcaaaataaaGTAGATTCCTTATTTTCTGATTCATATTTCCTGACAAAGTTGTCAAACAAAATGATCTTATTGTTcttgtttaaacattttttatgtttcttggAGCAATGACTGGGACATTGATGTAAGTATACTGATAACTGAAGTAATTCTTTTTCCTGGACcactattttttttagatttccaCAATTTTTACCACAATTACTCACCTGGTATACTACAATTTGACTGTAAACATTTCAATTTCTGTAAGAAATGTTAAGTTAAAATGTCTGACAATTAAATGCTCTTTGATCATACTGTATTCATCTTGAGCTCCATTTACAAACAGGGATCTTCCTAATCACCAATTTAGAGAATGAAATGCCTTTTATATCACGCACgcacagacatgcaaacacacccaCTGTTTCCAGTAACGTTGCCAAGACATTGTTTATGGACCCCAAAAGGTTTCTGGTGTCCTTGCTTGGTGTATTTTTTTACAAATCTCACGATTGGTGTTTTTTGAAGTCTGTTATCGATTAGTCACGGCAAATAGTAGCCGACACTCTGCTTGGAGCCCCCAACACAGCTGTTGGTATGTCAGTGGGATAAATCACTGCTGTGGGCCCCAGTGGACAAGGAGAGATGGGGTAAGAGGTCAGAGGTGATCCTGGTGAAACCGTGTTGATGTGTAATCATGGTGAGCGTAATCAAATAATACAAATGTAATCCTGCTGTTATTCCTAAAGAGAACTCATATTTTtggaatttaattttttttatcagtggaccaGTTCACATTTAAGCAGTTGAAGATTTGGCCTGGATTTCATAGTGAGACTTTTACTATCACTATTATCATAAgaatagttattttatttatttagttacaGCCAACTGCTAGTGACatattttttttgcaatgtGGTCCCCACAGCACAGAGCCAATTCCACTtgaactgtaaaatattttgtgacTGCTGAGAAATCAGGCTACTAACCAAAATCAGCTCAGTCTCTCCGGGCTTCTTTCGGTCTAAAAAAGCTACTCGCGTGATCGGTCTAACAGGCAGTTTGCAGCtcagacacacagcagctgagttCCTGTCTGGCATCACTTTGAATCAGACTGCAAACGTAGTCCTGAGAATGACAGAGGAGGGCTCCCTGGTGGCACAGGCGGCTGAATGGAAAGTGAATTTTAGGGCAGTTAAAGGTCCATGCTGGGGGTCTCAGCTGCCCCCTCCCCCACTTACCCTGTCAGGCTAATTGGAATTTGCTGTGCTAAGTCCACCATGCTAGGGGCCCAGGCCCCTCAAATGGCTCCCCGAGGCTCCCCCCAGCAGGAAGATGTCACAGAGGCACAGGAAGGGAAAACAGCGCACAGCCGACCTCTCTGAGGAACTCTCTGTGCGGCGGGCTTTGGGTCAGCGCCAGTCCTGACATCATCCGGCGCTGGGACCCAGATGTACAGCTCTCTAGTGGTACTTTCAGAGTGAGCGAACCAAATAGTGAGTTTTCAACAAAATCGGACAGAGACTTTTTTCTCCCAAGATGACAGGTAACAAATTGATATCAGAGAGCATCAGAAGAGATGTGGGAGAAAGGCAAAGGTAGACAATAAGGTCAATGTGGATCTGTTTAACATGTCTAACAGGACAGGCAAGGATCCACCTGAGGACCAGTCCAAAGCTTTACTACTTCACTTTggtgagtttttcctcttctttggACACTCGCATCTGTTAATCCCAACAGAGGTTTTGTGCAAAGAATTTCGGCACTGATGGAATGAAGGTAGACAGCAGTTCCATCTCCTCCTGCCAGTTTTATGTCCTGAGATGAAAAATTACCTTGAAAATCTGTGCTCTATTGTTTTGTGAAAgacaaaatcagaaaacaagAGCGAAACATTTGTTACTTCTCTCTATCTCCCATTTCTGCTGtatttttgccatttgttttgatgaatgCATCCTGAAATCACCATTGTGACCTtatgtaaacaaacataaaacaagatAGCTCAGAGAGAGATGATATTTGGCTCAGACCttctttctgtcacattttaacTTCCCCTAGTACCACTGGGTCCTTTCTGTGTTGATTTTTATATTGATATTGAGTTATTTaccaaatataaaatacagcTGTTTCAACAAACTCAAGTTTTTCCTTGAAAAGGTCACAAAATTTATTGTTAGCTGTACAAAACAATTTGTGTAGTAAAGGCTAATGTATAATAAACAGTGGCATACATTTAAAAGACTAGAGTAGTTTCCATCAATATGATATTTTAGTTTAGGAAATTAAGCCAACAATTACTGGTGAAGCCAGTGCTGCACTGAGAAACAGTAGCCAGATCTTTTAGATAACGTTACATTAAATACACATATGAGCAACTGTGGGTTTTTACAAGTCTTTTACCACGGAGCTGCGAGACAATAGATTCAGCTTTTGTTTCAGCGAACTGGAACAACATTTGGGATTGACGTCACCGTTTGTTGGTCTGTGTGTCGACCTGAACTCAGTGACCAGTTACTGTTATCAGATGAGAAGACCAATCTATTGGGCTGTAGCCCAAATTTTATTTAGTGGAAACCATCAGGAAGCATTACGGCTCACTCAAAAAATTGCTAATCTAAATAAAGTGGCCCTAATGTGCAGGAAACTGTCAAATCTGGAAGCAATATGCCAGAAAAATACCAGCAATACAATTTTATAATGACTGAAGAGATGTGTGTGCAGGATTTGgacagaggatttctgcaatacagcaataaaaacaagatTTATGTAGGTAAACCTAAAACATagaatatgtaaaatgtgtctTCTTTATGGTGTGCCTATTGTACAAATCCAGTCCTTTATTGTACATTAAATGGCAGCTTATCGTTTTGCTTGTACTGCTGGATAGAGTTATTCATGCATAAATACGGAAGAAACTGACTTAATGGAGCATCTCAGCCTGTTCATGCTTATTGATCAACACTTATGTTTGAATAATAAGCATTTAGGCAGAACATAACGAATCCTGCTGAGCAATGGCTGTATGAAAAGATCTTTACAGATTAAACACAAATCACTGCTCAGACAGGACTGACTGCTCAAACAGGTTCCTGCCCTTCCTgccaaaaaagaagaaaaaaaagttgaaacaGATGATCCAGAAACGGGAAGGAtgtaaagcatttttttaacatcatcTGGGAGCACAGTCCTCATTCCCAGGTGGGTGCTTATCTTATATTTTGTAGTCTTTCCAGAGAGCCCTTGTTAGACACAAACCTGACACATGGTAATATTTTAATGCAGCTTTTGCTCTCACAGAGTCTGTTTCAGCTGGTTTCCAACACTGGCTGGTTGAGGCTATTGTCCCTTGCTCCACCTGCATGTCAAAGATATTAATGGATCATGTCATGGAAATTCTTCTTGTATGTTTGAGAGTTACTAGTTCTTTGAAGAATCAAAAGCTCAGAGTGATGAATCATCCCTATTTTAATTCAcgcaagcacagagagaacgATTTCAGCAGTTGCTATCTGAAAACAATTTCCAGAATGCGTTTATACAGTCAGGATAGATGCAAATCATGCTGATGAGTTTAGGTTCAACAGAAAACGTACACTCCAGCTGTCATCCACTGATCTctcactgcatgtgtgtatgtcagcTCCTTAAAAGGGAAATAGAGCTCAAAAATATCACTAATATTCTTCTTCTAGTTCTTGCTGTGACCGTGTTTGTCTATTTcctaacaaaagcaaaaacagcatCTCTCcctaaaatatatacattaagACATCAGATCTATCATGTTCATTTCTCACATTTTGAGATTCAGATATTTCACTTTTGATTTTACTCCACATCACTTTTCTcaatggaggaggaggaggaagtctTGTCTGCCTGACAGTCAACCAAGCCTCTGTGGGGGAAAAAAGCCTGTCTGAGGAGCCGGTTGTGTCTGCTCAAAAACATGCGAGAACAATTGTTTTCATGTGCCAGAGAGTCTGGCAAGGCCTTCAGACAGAGGGAGGATGATGGAAGGCTGTACAGTGAATAGGAGGTCTGGGTGGGGGAGCTGGTAAGAGGAAATCCCAGAGAAGAAATTAAGGAACAATATAGATCGTCGTAACAGAGCTCTGTTCTGCTGCAGGCTTGGACAATCAACCCCCGGCGCTCCAAGCGCTTGCCAAAGCCCAGAAGCAGAGGTGAGAATCCAGCAATATGGACTTAAAGGGGGCTTTGCTTCCTTAAATAAACAATTGAACAGGCAGTGTGATGCAGCCCTGCAGCCTCAGTTCCTTCACAAAGACTGGAAGGGATTCAGACTGTTACAGTCATATTCCACAGGACAAAACAGGAGCTCAAACAGGAGAAATCACCATATTCTGAGTGAATTCAAATGTGCTTATTCTTTCTAATGTATAAACAggatactgtatgtttactacAGCAAATGttggagatgtgtgtgtgtgttcatttaaatttaGAAAAGTGTGCCACGTGTTAGAGAATTTAAAACTGGTGTGAAAGAAGATAAGGATGGGATGACTTTAAAACAACTAACCAGATTTATTTTTGCGGTTTAAACTCAAACTAGTCTGAAAAGTTTGGAGGTGTCACGAGCACAGCAGCCTGTTGTTTTTAGGGTGTGGTGTTCCATATCCATAGCAGTCTATATGTACTGGGTGACCCAGGTCAGCTCAAGGCCTTGGCTCCCTGTGATGCCCGCTGGAACCAGACCACTCTTACGACTTGttgttgccatgactcaacctttagatattGAAGACAAATAGTTAGAAGTGGACATAACCCCACATCTATCTCAGTGTGCATGGTACAACTGAATAATTATTAAGAAATGGCAATATCAGTGATCGATCCAATAGCCCAGACCTTGAATGCTGTTTTTTGTGCCTTTTGTATAATTATGTGTCAAATTATTAATTCATATATACAGACTCTTTTAGGTGAATATTTCTGTTGGTATATTCAGTGTTAGTGATGCTTAATAAATTGCAGCTCATGAAAACAGGTAgcactttgaccacatccaagtcaatattattgttttagtgAACATCAAATATTAGtcagcagtggtggaagaagtatcCACATCATTAaagtaaaagcagcagcactgcaatataaaaaaaatctaaagtatGTGGGAAGTATTCATaattaagaaaaatgtgtctCTAAATATGTTATATAATAGTGGATCATTATTGCTGATGTATTAATGTGTAAGCAGCATTTTACAGTTGTACCTGGTGAAAATGAAGgtagttttaaatatttattttgttttattttgtagtttaatccttaaaaaataaagaatcaaTTATAAGCTCCAggcatgttttcttcttcaaaaaCTCAAAGACTTTCAAACAGTAGTAATAAAACATCCTCTGTCAATAAAAGTCATATAAAaagtagaataaaaataaatacaatatttcatTCTCAATTGTTTGGAGTCGAAGCATGTGCAAGGACACTGAATGCATACATCGTACCTTTCTTTCTACTGTTGCCAGTCAATTCAGGTTTTTTTACTGCTGGCTGCAAGTTTCCTGTTCctgattaaatattttgaatCTTGACAGAAACTTGATGTTGTAATTTAccattgctgttgtttttaacattatcCTGAACGATAactcatccattcatccatccatccatcttcttccgcttatctggggcccggtcacaggggcagtagcctaagcagggatacccagatttccttttccctggacacttcctccagctcttccgggctgacaccaaggcgttcccatgccagccgagagacatagtccttCCAGCATGCCCTGGGTCTTCCCCaaggcctcctcccggtgggacatgcccggaacacctccccagggaggcgcccaggaggcatgTGGAgcagatgcccgagccacctcatctggctctactccgagctcctcccgggtgactgagctcctcactctatctctaagggagcgcccagccaccctgcgaaggaagctcatttcagccgcttgtatccgagaccttgtcctttcggtcatgacccaaagctcatgaccataggtgagagtaggaacgtagattgaccggtaaaatcgagagcttcgcctttcagctcagctccttctccaCGACGACGGACCAGCACACCAACCGCATaactgctgccgatgccctgatccgtctgtcaatctcgtcCTTCCCTATGTTGGCAgggttaaggagatcctcgaagtattcctttcaccgtccgacaatatccccagtcgaggtcagtagctccccacctccactgtaaacagtgttggcagagcactgcttccctctcctgaggcgccggacagtttgccagaatctcttcgaGGCTGAccggtagtccttctccatggcctcaccaaactcctcccatacctgagtttttgcctccatcaccgcctgggctgcagcacgcttggcctgGCGGTACccatcagctgcctcaggagtcccacaagccaaccaggctCGGTAGGATTCCTTCTTCATCTTGACGACATCCCTTACctctggtgtccaccaccgggttcagggattgccgccacgacaggcacctGAGACCATACGACCACAGCTTCTAGCCGCTGCATCGACAATGGAGGAGGAAAGCATAGTCCATTCGGAttcaatgtccccagcctccctcaGGAtttggttgaagctctctcggaaGTGGGAtttaaagacctctctgacagaggattcggccaaacattcccaacagaaTGTTACAGTAcatttgggcctgccaagtctgtcccgcttcctccttcgccagcggatccaactcgCCACCAGGTGGTGACCAGTTGACCCTCTCTTCACCCAAATGTCCAAGACATAcagccgaaggtcagatgacacgactacaaagttgATCATCACCCTCCAGCCTAGGATGTCCTGGagccatgtgcactgatggacacccttatgcttgaacatggtgttcgttatgggcaaactgtgactagcacagaagtccaacaacagaacaccacttgcTTTTAGATCGGGGAGGTcgttcctcccaatcatgcccctccaggtttcactgtcgctgaACATTGAAGTCCCCCTAAAGAATGATGGggtccccagtaggagcacctttcagcacccccccatagactccaaaaaggccgggtactctaCACTGCTGTTGGCCCATAGAGCTGAGTTTGAAccgctcttggtctggtccgtcacctaggacctgtttgccttgggagaccctgccaggggcatatagccccggacaacatagccCCTAGATCATTCGGGCACTcaaaacccctccaccacgataagggGGCGGTTCAGGGAGGGGAACGGTAACCCTTTTAGACATTTTAATTGTTCATAGGGCTATTGTATtgttgtgcatgtatgtatgtgtactTCAATGTTATTTTGGCCAAGTCTTCCATGGAAAAGAGGTTTTAATGGGCCTCATTAAACTGAAATTGAACACAATCCATGCTAACATCCTCAGTGACATGTTGGTTCAGGAATTTAGTGTACGATACAGGAATCAACAGGACAATACAGTCGAGGTGGCGAGTAGTCAGAGGTTTCACTTAGAATGTCTTCACAACCAATTCTGTGTATAGTACCACAACATTTatgaattgtgtttttattgtttttatattttggtgCTTCCCTGTTGTAAAAATAGTTTCCTCTTTCAGGGCAATAAAGAtctgaaatgaactgaactaaacacaatttgttttagtttcagttACAAAGGTTTAGTGTTCTGGATGttttaattatcattttaaCAAACTTTCCTCCTGACAGTAATATAATTTTGGagtaaatttttaaaaaatggctgttttatttcaaaatataatcaGTCAGCCTGCCTGGCAGAGAAACACTGGTACAGTTATAGTCCATCAAAGAGCTATAAATCTGTCAGACCGCAGTAAACATGCACggtcttcatgggaaaggctcTGTGTACAGGACCTGTGGGAGACATGGCGGAACCATTGGGATGTTTCACTTCAGCAAACAGAGCAAACAGTCAGAGGATTTCCTCAATCAGAGCTAAAGAGTGTGCAGCGAACAACCTCgctgacagaaacatggagaCTAGCACCAGCAGCTGGGTGTGCTAACAACCTCTGGGATTTACTGTGGCGTGCAACACCCTTTAACTGCAACGTGGAGCGCCAGAATCAAACACATACTCACTCACATTTACACGAACAATTAAACCTTCAGAGAATCACAACTTTGATGAGTTTTACAAGCTTCAGCAGTTTTTGTCACTGATCTTTTTTATCACaccaatttctttttttttctgcttataACACAGAGTTTATATAACTGTAAAACTCCCTTGTGCTTGATTTAGATGGTTTACTGAAAGTACCAGTGCCACATCGGCACATCTGCACTGACCAACAACTGAGAATTATTTCAGAAATGTGGAGTGTCATGcttttgcattttctgttcATAAAGTCATAAATCTAAATCTGCCCACAGCTGCAGTTACCGGCGTCCAATAGGAAGCAGCCAAAAAAACCCCTGATGTTCTGTGGTAACATCAGTAGATTTCTATGCTTTtgctacagctgctgctgaatgaGGCATTGTTTAATGCAGAATCCAAACACCTCACTCTTCCCTTTTCCATAAAGACCAGCCTGCTATTAATAACCATATATCGACCTTCTTTGTCAACAAGAGCGATGCATACAAATAATATGCTCGAATGGAGACAATAGGGAGTTCCCTGCGACGAAAACAACAGGATGAGCCGAGctcataagtgtgtgtgtttgtgtgtaagtgtgggtgtgtgcgtgaTTAATGTGAGCCTCCTATATGTATGACAGTCTGTCTGTGGACCAACTTATAAgctttaaaatgaattaataaagtCCAGACCATTTTACATCCTCTCCTCTGGTCAACGGATTTCTGAAAATTAAATGCAACAAGACTTTTCATCTCTCATGTTCAATAGGCTCTTGATTCAAACATTCCATAGCACCTCTTGGCTTTCCATTTACACTTCAGGTTAGCCTGTACTTGACGTTATCCTTATTGTAACTTATtccagtgttttcactgtttttgtacTGTGTTTAAAGTATTGCTCTGATGCTAAGTCTATCTCACTGCCTTATGTGGGAATAGGTGCATAAAAACAGCTCTGAGTGAAAGCACTATGTAAGTATAATCATTTACTGTCTggttgcttgttttgttttatttgctgccTTATTTCTGGTAAAGGGTGTCTGTTTCACAGTGTATTTTGCAGCACCTGTTGCAGCACCTGTTGCAGCACCCAGCAGTGAAGTCACAGCGATACTGTAGTTTCATGCAACTTGTCTCAGTGTCTTTGATCAGAGCACCCTGCCCTGTGACTGTCAATTATTTCAAATGCCACATCACAGGTTTTTTTAAGAATTTCTCtaagaaatttaaaattttatgcCCAAATTTCAAACCCAACTTTGAAAAACGCCCTCCAGAGCCTTCTGTACACATTATATGATTGTTTTCCACTCCTGATGATGTGTaaacattttacacagtgtgttacattttttattgcACTCTttaatttatgtaaataaagtaaaataaagttatgtaaattttgaaaaaaagttttttcttttgtaggGCAACTGAACCCtgggtttaaaataaaaacatgataaaaatgaTGATGCACTATCCATAAGCACCACATGGTGGCGTATAGATTCTAAGTATTCAGACACTAATGACCTAATATTACTTTTAGCTCGAATGGGTCCCTTTTACAGGAAATTGTGACACCGTTTCAACTGAAATGAGAAGGAAAGCATCTCTGGTTGAACCAGATGAGGTGTAAACGATGTCACAGACGGTATTGTTCATTAAGGTGAGTCAAATCTGACTTTTGggtatattttaaaattcaaacttTTATTGTTAAACTAATATTTTACTTATAATTTCACccaccacacaaacaaaatacactCACTTTCCACCACTCACCTTCATGAAATGAGGTTTTAGTGCTTACACAATATAATATGCTGGAAACTGAGCGTGTTAGCTGAATATTGTGGTTTTGATTCACAGCTGCTGTTGGTGCATTATGCAACCCAGGCAGAAATTCACGCAGACTGCGCTGGCGACGTTTCCCTGCAGTGCCCAGGTGTTGACTTTGACTCTATCAATTTCATCTCAGTGACATGGTACAAGGTCAGTCACACACTTTATGTTTCCAGGCATAAATTGAAGCTCCAGTAATGTCACTGACTTTCTTTAAGTTTGATACAGAAATATAAACTGATTTTTTGGTGGTTGCTTTAAAAAGATCAGCAATAAGACAAAACATGGCATCATCAGGAGAAGTAAAGCTGACAGCTCTATTCAGAGCTACAACTACACTCGTGAAACCATGTTTGGAGAGAAATACAGCCTGTTGCTTCGTAGTGTGACCCCCGAAGATTCAGGCAGCTATGAGTGCTCCATCAGCGCAAACATAGGGGGTCAAAATCAAAACCTCAAAGTTGATCTA
Coding sequences within it:
- the tcf15 gene encoding transcription factor 15, with amino-acid sequence MTFTMLRPVTTHLIYSDFTIASEDDENRSESDGSSEQSYCGSTGKRRRISRKLEGDTAVVMKQRSAANARERGRTQSVNTAFTALRTLIPTEPVDRKLSKIETLRLASSYISHLANVLLIGDGGADEQPCLGAVHGQDESGAKQPRTICTFCLSNQRKGIKDEKDCLKMRGLGPLRMRR